A region from the Mesorhizobium sp. J8 genome encodes:
- the ybgC gene encoding tol-pal system-associated acyl-CoA thioesterase: MDDHGESAALSAGLSGALTDFGHRLMARVYYADTDFSGVVYHARYLEFLERGRSDYLRLAGVHHTELLDGKHGERIVWVVRRMEIDFRSPARMDDILTIDTRTDDISGARIFMGQQLKRGGDVLVEAKVEAAIVGESGRPKRFPKEWIAAFMPRVR, encoded by the coding sequence ATGGACGATCATGGTGAATCGGCGGCGCTCAGCGCCGGGCTTTCCGGAGCGCTGACGGATTTCGGCCACCGGTTGATGGCCAGGGTCTACTATGCCGACACCGATTTCTCCGGCGTCGTGTATCACGCGCGCTATCTCGAATTCCTCGAACGCGGCCGCTCCGACTATCTGAGGCTGGCCGGCGTCCATCACACCGAACTCCTGGACGGCAAGCATGGCGAACGCATCGTCTGGGTGGTGCGGCGCATGGAGATCGACTTCCGCTCGCCGGCGCGCATGGACGATATCCTCACCATCGACACGCGCACCGACGACATTTCCGGCGCTCGCATCTTCATGGGCCAGCAGTTGAAACGCGGCGGCGACGTGCTGGTCGAGGCGAAAGTCGAAGCGGCGATCGTCGGCGAAAGCGGCCGCCCGAAGCGGTTTCCGAAGGAGTGGATTGCGGCTTTTATGCCTCGGGTACGCTGA